A single window of Prionailurus viverrinus isolate Anna chromosome F1, UM_Priviv_1.0, whole genome shotgun sequence DNA harbors:
- the FAM78B gene encoding protein FAM78B isoform X2, with amino-acid sequence MSSWELPDLREGRVKAISDSDGVSYPWYGNTTETVTLVGPTNKISRFSVSMNDNFYPSVTWAVPVSDSNVPLLTRIKRDQSFTTWLVAMNTTTKEKIILQTIKWRMRVDIEVDPLQLLGQRARLVGRTQQEQPRILSRMEPIPPNALVKPNANDAQVLMWRPKRGPPLVVIPPK; translated from the exons AT GTCAAGCTGGGAACTACCTGACTTGAGGGAAGGGAGAGTAAAAGCCATCAGTGACTCAGATGGGGTGAGCTACCCTTGGTACGGGAACACCACAGAAACTGTGACCCTGGTTGGTCCCACCAACAAGATCTCCAGGTTCTCCGTCAGCATGAATGACAACTTCTACCCAAGTGTGACGTGGGCAGTGCCAGTGAGTGACAGCAATGTGCCACTGCTCACAAGGATCAAGAGGGACCAAAGTTTCACTACCTGGCTGGTGGCCATGAACACCACCACGAAGGAGAAGATCATTCTGCAGACCATCAAGTGGAGGATGAGGGTGGACATTGAGGTGGACCCTCTTCAGCTCTTGGGGCAACGGGCCCGGCTAGTGGGCAGGACTCAGCAGGAGCAGCCCCGGATCCTGAGCCGGATGGAGCCCATCCCCCCTAATGCACTAGTGAAACCCAATGCCAACGATGCCCAGGTCCTCATGTGGAGACCCAAACGAGGGCCACCTCTGGTTGTGATCCCTCCTAAGTAG
- the FAM78B gene encoding protein FAM78B isoform X3, with the protein MNDNFYPSVTWAVPVSDSNVPLLTRIKRDQSFTTWLVAMNTTTKEKIILQTIKWRMRVDIEVDPLQLLGQRARLVGRTQQEQPRILSRMEPIPPNALVKPNANDAQVLMWRPKRGPPLVVIPPK; encoded by the coding sequence ATGAATGACAACTTCTACCCAAGTGTGACGTGGGCAGTGCCAGTGAGTGACAGCAATGTGCCACTGCTCACAAGGATCAAGAGGGACCAAAGTTTCACTACCTGGCTGGTGGCCATGAACACCACCACGAAGGAGAAGATCATTCTGCAGACCATCAAGTGGAGGATGAGGGTGGACATTGAGGTGGACCCTCTTCAGCTCTTGGGGCAACGGGCCCGGCTAGTGGGCAGGACTCAGCAGGAGCAGCCCCGGATCCTGAGCCGGATGGAGCCCATCCCCCCTAATGCACTAGTGAAACCCAATGCCAACGATGCCCAGGTCCTCATGTGGAGACCCAAACGAGGGCCACCTCTGGTTGTGATCCCTCCTAAGTAG